The Cryptomeria japonica chromosome 6, Sugi_1.0, whole genome shotgun sequence genomic interval GGGTCTTGAGCTTGACCATCTTCGTCAAGTGTTTAGATTGAATGGGTACTCAAGTAAACAGATCTCGAGGGCCCTCAACCAAACCAAGCTTCATTTCTTTGCCAAAGCCAAGTCGTCCCAACCTTTGACCCCTCCTTTGGTTTCCTTGCCTTTCATTGATGACATATCCCAAAAGATCTACAAAATCCTTCTCAAGAAGGGTTTGCATTGTGCTTTCAAACCCTGTTCAACCTTGAAGCTTCAAACCCCCTCCCTCAAAGACCTGACAAACATCTATCTTGACTATGGTGTACATACAAGATCGTCTACTCTTGTGGAGCACCTTATATAGGTGAAACAAGTAGATATTTTTGCACTAGACTGAAAGAGCATAGTGCCAATATCAAGCATGATCGAGTCCTTAAATCAGCCCTAGCAGACCACTCATCCACAACCAAGCACCACATTTGTCTGGAGAGTGCTCAAATCTTGGctattttggcaattgacactcattggattcattttgttgaaatgtggtgactgatcaacaaagtaatgtacacttagcacgtatcctcgctggggtccgggTTCGggccccgagaaattttttttttgctgtttttcgttgatgaaaaccgacattgtaataaaaccctaaaaaggccgactttgtttgttgccctaaaaacacatgttataagtggctgggatgcttaaggcattgtaaggttgatgtactatttttgctggataataagaaagattggacgactgtgtatggtggacataacccattctgggtgaaccacgttaaatctctgtgttattcgtgtcttgttttatttctttatcttttgtatttaaatctgcatataattgttagttcatatttgcttcagatctatttgaaaccctaacaattggtatcagagtgaggttttctgtaaattggcaggactttcagatttgagtgggaacaatggaggattccaaattcaaggtcgaaaagtttaacagccagaattatcagttatggaaaatgcagatggaggattacctgtatcaaaaggatttgtggcagccattggaaggaaaggcaaagaaagcgaccacaattttagatgaagagtgggacattttagatagaaaggcattgggatccattcgattgtgccttgcaccgtctgtagcattcaatataatagaagcaaaaatgactgtaaatttgatggcgacattggctaagttgtatgagaaaccctcggcttcgaataaggtatttcttatgaagcgtctgtttaatttaaaaatgagtgagggaggatctgtagcggagcacttaaatgaatttaatacaattaccagtcaattgtcttcgataaaaattacttttgcagaagaggttagggctctcttgattttatgttctttgccagaaagctagaatagcttggttatggctctaagtaactctgtctctggtaaaaatactttgttatttgatgatattgttggtgttatcctaagtgaggaaatgcgaaggaaaatcacaggtgagactccaacatcatcgggtagtgttttgaatgtggagaacagaggcagatcaaaggaaagaggaaaaggccctgggaatgagaagtcacgagggaagtcaaagaaaggacgctctcaatctagaggaaagaaagattgctggtactgcggaaagcctggtcatctaaagaaagactgttggtctcggaaaaacaaagaaagagacaaaaatgaaaatgacagtaaggaagctaataatgcaagtaatactttacaagatgttttaatcttatgtttggataatgttaatgattcctaggtaatagattctggggcttcatttcatgctacaccccatagaaaatattttctagattatgttcaaggtgattttggacaggtatatttgggtgatgatgagccctgtcaaattgttggaaaaggaaagataaagatcaagttgcagaatggaaatgactggtttctacaggaggtaagacatgttcctaatttaagaagaaatttaatttctgcagggcaactaggtagtgaaggttgcatagttaccctctccgacagtatgtggaaggtcgctaaaggatcattagtaatagctaaaggtgcgaaggtaggcacattatatctgtgtacagataacacttactctaccctagctgctacagataaagttactgcagggacaacaacaataaatgttgcaagaacagattcgataatgtggcaccataggcttgggcacatgagtgagaaagggataaaaacccttcactccaaaaatctattgccaggattaaagaagattgatttagacttctgtgaaaactgtgtttatggtaaacaaaaaagagtcagatttctcaaggttgggaaagagaagaagagtgagaagttagagcttataCATTCacatgtatggggaccggcttaggtatcatctcttggtggctcttgttattatgttatttttattgatgactcaaccagaaaaacatgagTATATTTCCTAAtataaaaatcagatgtttttgaaacttttaagaaatggaaagctttggttgagaatgagacaagaaaaaagttgaagtgtctcagatcggataatggaggtgaatattgcagcaaagcatttgaagattaatgCTCCTTAAATgtgattcgaaagcagaagacagttccaggaactccatagtaaaatggtgtgttagagagaatgaataggactatcatggaatgcgcgaggagcatgagattgcatgtcgGATTACCCTTACATTTtttggcagatgttgtacatactgctgtctatttgataaatagaggaccttcaacccctttggattgtggtattccagaggaggcatggactggtaaaaaggtaaattattcttttctaaaaacttttggttgcaaagcttttgtccatgttgataaagaaaacagaaccaagtttgatgctaaatcttaaaaatgtaccttcattagatatgggatagatgaatatggctatcagttatgagattttgaaaataagaaaataattagaagtagagatattatattcaatgagaaggttatgtacaaagaacaaatgcaggaaaagaagcatgaacatgacaaacaagaatatgtggtgttggatgagattcctgaaaatgaaatgccataggtacctgatactcagcaacaacagattgtcccacaaactcctgcaagtgttagacgttctacgaggacaagtagaccccctgaaagattttgtccttctttgtattctattttattaacggattctggtgaactagaagaatatgaagaagcaatgcaggtagatgccaaacaacagtgggagctaggcatgaaagaggagatggactccttgatgaaaaataagacttgggacttagtccctttacctgtagaaaaaagagccttgcctaacaaatgggtttatcggctgaaggaggaggaaggaggtcagaaaagatataaggccagacttgtggtaaaaggttttgcacagaaaaagggtatagattatgatgaaatattttctccagttgtaaaaatgacttcaattagaactgtacttagtcttgtggctgcagatgatttacatcttgaacaattagatgtcaaaacaacttttctccatggagatttggaggaggaaatttacatgttgcaaccacagggatatgaggtcaaaggtaaggagaacttggtgtgcaggttgaagaaaagtttgtatggcctaaagcaagcacctcgacaatggtatttaaaatttgatagtttcatggctgaacacggttatcatagatgtcattctgatcattgtgtatattttaagagatttgataatggcagttatattatcctgttgctttatgttgatgacatgcttgttgctgggtctaacatgcaacatataaatgatcttaaacagaaattagccaggtcattttctatgaaggatttgggtggaGCTAAGCAAaatctcggtatgaggattacacgggacaggaaaaatagaaccttgaatttgtcccaaagtgagtatataaagagggtgttgaaaagatttaacatgcaggatgcaaaagcagttagtacacctttggctagtcatttcaaattgactaaggagatgtgcccaaaggcacaggaagaggttaataatatgtctaacatcccgtattcatcagctgttggtagtctgatgtatgcaatggtatgcacaaggccagatattgcacatgcagtgggagttgtgagcaggtttatgagtaatctgggtatggaacattggaatgttgtgaaatggattctttagtatttgaaaggaactactacgaaggcattatgtttcaaaggatctaatgctgctctgagtggatttgttgactctaatctggcgggtgatattgattcacggaggagtactacagggtatgtttttactatagggggaactacagtcagttggatttctaggttgcaaaaggttgttgcactttcaaccactgaagctgagtatgttgctgctacagaagccagtaaggagatgatttggttgcaatgttttctggaggaattgggttagacacaagaggatagctcattgtatactgatagccagagtgccattcatcttgcgaagaactctgcttttcattcaaggacaaagcaaattcagctcaggtaccacttcatccggactattttggaggagggttagttatggcttgagaagattcacacaagtgagaatcctgccgatatgttcacaaaggcagttccacaggagaagctgatttcttcatcagtttctgttggtcttcttgattgataattgtggaatttataccagtcgagtcctagtgttttatccagtggatgctgcatgtacagtggtgtcgtgtagtatcagtctctaagtgggagattgtttggtgtggagcctgatcagtctccaagtgggagattgttgaaatgtggtgattgatcagcaaagtactgtacactcagcacatatcctcgccggggtccggggttgGGCCGAGCCctaggcaggggttcgggggtggtagcccccgagaaaagtgggggttcgggggcgggagccctcgagaatttttttttttgctgtttttcgttgatgaaaactgacattgtaataaaaccctaaaaaggacgactttgtttgttgccctaaaaacgcatgttataagcggctgggatgcttaaggcattgtaaggttgatgtactgtttttgctggataataagaaagattggacgactgtgtatggtggacgtaacccattctgggtgaaccacattaaatctctatgttattcatgtcctcttttatttctttatcttttgtatttaaatctacatataattgttagtgcatatttgcttcggatctgcttgaaaccctaacacattttgttgtcattgatggcaacaagatcagacaGAAGGCAACAAGACTTAATGGAAGTTACaaaccgacactaggaggcatataccgacattggaagcattcagggctacaccaacaccgacacttcaaggaagccgacatcaaggaagatttattttgtaaatcattttataattattgttgaggccgacattgaatatcttttgtaaatacattgtaagccgacataaggcatatcatatgtaataggtatataagccAGTCTACTAGGTCAATTTAGATATTCAGAGAAGAAGGTATtatgatggtatagagatagacatatagcagaactgtgagatgcaaaatatatgtatggagatcatttttgtatgcgaacattgtatcatgcaatgatctatagatagctaggaaagcactcttggaaGAGAAGTAATACCGATAATAGTTCAAGattgtgaaccggtacagagcagaaccgGAACTCTATCTGGCGTAACAGATGcactcttgagttcattttcagtaatttactttggtagaaagcttgtagtcagtgaggctctttagtgatgagctgtatgctctaggcagcgtgccttcctacaagtgcatgcccctgtttatgtaatatcttttcatatggccagtgaactgatattgtgggtcacaaatcccaccatggtttttcctcattaaggttttccaagtataaattctatgtgttatggtgttcatttatgtggacgatttatttgcttcttgttatatgcttatttgtttaccggtacattcatgcatggtttagaaagttaaaaactgttcattccgacaaaacactgattcacccccccccccctcttagtgttctcagatcccaacatgCTAAAGAGGATAACTTTTTCAAGCGTAAGCTTAAGGAAGCCATTGAAATTAGTAACCACCCATCCAACCTCAATCGTGATGAAGGTTGGACTTTGAGTCCGTCTTGGCAACCCCTTCTATCTTTCCTTAGAAACCAATTTCGATGTCCTTAAGACTTTGTCCTCGTGTCCTAGGTCTCTTGGCTCGTTGGAGTTTGGCGGCTTGTTCCTTCCTCGTATTCCTTCCCCTTGCCTCTTGTGCTCCCTTGTTCTGTTTTTCTCTCCTCGATTTGGTATCTCCCTTAGTGTCTCCATGCTCTTTCCTAGTTACATCTGTCTCCCTCCTTCGTGTTTCTCTTcctcttttgatttctttttcttttttgatcttctttatttttaatttttataattactattactattattattttattgttattattattgttattatcatcatcatcatttttattattcttataataataattattattatttttctttctatatttttttattatttttatcattttataattttcatttttcttattttcatttttatttttttgtcttatctttgtccttttcatctttatttttgttctttcattCTTGTCATATTTGTTATTTCCTTTTGCTTTGTTCTTTATCTTTATTATTATTTCCCCCCctttcttttattcttatttttattattttttctctttattattatttttcttattgTTCTCTATTTTCTTTATTAGTTCCCTTTTCCctactattattatttttctttattgtttcctttctctttttgttcttttctttgtttttattatttaattcCCCCCTCCGTTTCTTTTAGTTTTAATATTATTTCCTGATTATCTTtactttcatcatcatcatcatcatcatcaacatcatcatcatcatcatcatcatcatcatcatcatcatcatcatcatcatcatcatcatcatcatcatcatcatcatcatcatcatcatcatcatcatcatcatattattattatttttattgttttttctctttattattatttttcttattgTTCTCTATTTTCTTTATTAGTTCCCTTTTCCctactattattatttttctttattatttcctttctctttttgttcttttctttgtttttattatttaattcCCCCCTCCGTTTcttttagttttattattatttcCTGATTATCTTtactttcatcatcatcatcatcatcatcatcatcatcgtcatcgtcatcgtcatcgtcatcgtcatcgtcatcgtcatcgtcatcgtcatcgtcatcgtcatcgtcatcgtcatcgtcatcgtcatcgtcatcgtcatcgtcatcgtcatcgtcatcgtcatcgtcatcgtcatcgtcatcgtcatcgtcatcgtcatcgtcatcgtcatcgtcatcgtcatcgtcatcgtcatcgtcatcgtcatcgtcatcgtcatcgtcatcgtcatcgtcatcgtcatcgtcatcgtcatcgtcatcgtcatcgtcatcgtcatcgtcatcgtcatcgtcgtcgtcgtcgtcgtcgttatCGTCGTCGTTGTCGTCgccgccatcgccatcgccatcgccatcgccatcgccatcgtcATTATTttgtttgttattattattttttatctttaCTATTATCATCTTCATTTACATTAGTAttattagttttatttttattttttattgttgtggTTGTTGGTTATTCAGATTATTGCTATTATCTTTGTCTTTATTTTATTACTTTCATCGTCAATTTTTAtcatcttcctttttcctcttcttcatttttatctttttcatttctcttatttttgtcattatttttcttgtttctttttcatctttttcttgatTATCTTTTTAGTATTTGATTACTCTTATCATTTtctttattatcattattattattattggtattattattattattatttattttcattagtatctttatcattgtcttcatttttccttccttccattttttattttctttctattctTTTGATTCCTGACACTTGGTTGGtgtgcttctctctctctctcctccatgTCCTTCCTATATATACCTCTGCAGATCTGCAACAGTCCATTTTTCTTCTCCTTGAGCTTTCTatcatcccgatgatggatcacagagtgtgatccgaaacgttgatgcaaataaACACACACGATCAAAACCAGAAGCGAACAAAATTACAAAAACCTTTTTAACAATAGCAGATTAACTTACCTGATTAAGCATCCATTTGAATTCAACAACTGCAGTGCAATTATTCTTTGAAGCACTACTATTCTCGTCCAAATTATACACTACATCCGATTTTTTTTTATGGAAGCAAAGCTTTCCATTTAGATCTCATTTGCAAATATCTCTCCATGTGAATTGTTGTTTGGATGGCTATTGAGAAGTGTTTCACCACCCATTTCCAGAACTTTGCATAGTTAATATGACAAAATTGTGTAGCATAGTTCTTTTCTACAAGTTAATGGTACAAATGAAAGCAAGtaaattgtcatgcccaaaataaatattcaacaaaattatcaacattgattaattaaatcacaaGTTAATATAGTATATCATATTAGCATTGAGTACCTCTCATAAGAAATTCATTGAGGATAGTGGACAAGATAACAAAATGAAGAAATACAATCTCAGTTAGACATCAAACCATATTAGAATTGGCCAGTCATTATGTCGAGAGACAtgtacaatgacatacaaatatccgcAAACAAAAAATTGAgtttgaataaatttgacgtgtagatgACATGTAAATGCATGCATGTCTCAGTTTCTCTATAAGAattattttattactctgaataaaatagaatcattgcaaCTTGTCTCTTagtatatgaaactgttacattTTTAATGAGAGTGAACtattacatctttaatgagagtgaaagagtaacattattcagctccatgtccttcttgacaactaataaacatgtaagacaattatgtgatatctctcagcattattttacctatatttttttaGAATATAGATATACTAATTATACAATTAGTATGTTACATATTTAGAAGTCACATAATTATGTATGTTTTACAAATTTGCTAATGATGTAATTTATTGTGTGTTTTTAGGCCCCTTCCCTTTCATTAATGGAAGTCAACGGCCGTAGTGCAAAGTGAAAAGTTCGCAGAAAGTGGTCCAGGTGAAGTGAACTCGACTTTATTTGGCGATCTGACAGCAAACAGTGGGGGATGCATCTTCACCATTACGGGGTTATAGTTCTTTAACCTGTATTTTTACCTATCAACTACTTAAATAACACATTTGAGATTTGTTAATATACAAGTAAGCTAGTATTCCAACGTCATACTTTTAAATTTAGTGGCTAGACGACGGAAGCACCTGGGCCTATAACTACATTGGCAATTTGGTAGATTCCTAGTGCTGGTAATGCCAATGGAGAACGTAGAGAAGAAATTGCAAGTGCTTATGTTCCCCTGGCTCGCGAAAGGCCACATCTTGCCCTTCGTAGAGCTCGCCAAAAGGCTCGCCCATCATGGTgtcaaaatcatttttctttccacCCCATCTAATATTTCCTGGATCAGCCCACTGCTCTTGCAGGAGACAGAGTTGTTACAGATCGATCTTATGGAGTTACCGCTGCCCATTGTGGAGGGTCTGCCGGAGGGCGCAGAGAGCACTGCCGAAGTCCCCGTAGAAATGCACGACGCACTGAAGATTGCTCTGGACAAATTGGAGAAGCCTTTCGAAGACCTCCTCAAAAGGCTTTCACCTGATTATGTAATCTACGATTTTTCACAGTACTGGGCTGCTACTGTCGCCGCCAAGATCGACATACCGGCAGGGCTGTTCTATATTTTAAACGCCGCCTTCTGCAGCTACGCGCTTCTACCCAGCAGATGCAATGACGACGACACGACCGTGGCGGATCTGACGGCGCCGCCACCGGGATACCCATCTTCCGTCATCGCTTGGCAGCCCTTCGAAGCGCGATACATTTTGGGGGCCTACAATGGCCCGAGTGGAGAAATCCTACAGATCCACCGATGTCTGAGATCAATGCAAGGATCTGCCTTTATAGCCATCAGATCTGCTTTTCCTATAGAAGGCAAGTTTATACGATTTCTGGAGGCGGCCACGGGTAAGGCGGTGGTTCCGGTGGGTCTTTTGGCGCCTGAAATTCCCCATGGTAAGAAGCTTTCTGAGCAAGAGTCCTTCTGCCTCACATGGCTGGATAAGCAGAACCCATCTTCTGTGCTCTATGTTTCTTTTGGCAGTGAGTGTTTTTTATCCAAAGAACAGATTTGTGCCATGGCGCTTGGTATAGAGGCTACCGGGCTACCCTTTCTATGGGTTCTGCGCTTCCCTCGGTTTTCCGACTGCAACACCCAAAACTTTTTCGACGAGAAGAGCAAGGTGTCTGCGTTATTGCCCGAGGGCTTCGAATCTCGGACACGGGAGAGAGGAGTTGTCTACACAGCGTGGGCTCCGCAGCTTCATATTCTGGCTCATCCTTCAGTTGGGGGATTTCTGAGTCATTCCGGGTGGAGTTCTGTGGTGGAGGCAGTTAAATTCGGGGTGAAGCTGGTGCTGTTACCTTTGAATGGCGACCAAGGAATCAACGCCAGGCTTGCGGCCGGTGAACTGGAGGTGGGCGTGGAGGTCGAAAGGCAAGAGGATGGGAGTTTCACAGACGAGCAGATTCGAACTGCCGTTCTCAAGGTGATGAATGATCAAGACCAGGCAAGGGAATTAAAGTCGAAAATGAGTGAGATGAAAAGGAAGACATTCGGCGAAGGTGGAAGTGAAGAGATGTGTATTCAGGAGTTCATTGAACACATCCGTTTGTGTAAAGCAACAAACTGATTTGCGTGCGATTAGATTGGTGGTAATTGCCTAACGAGTTATTGTGTATTAGGATTGTACTTTTACTGGTATATTGCTTTTAGGCGCCTGGTGTAAACACAGAATTAAAACTTTTGCACGGCCTCCTTAACGTGTTTCAGGCTAGCAGCATGTGCTCATGATTAGCCTTACCAAATATTGTATTCTATTAAGAAAAGTATGAAAATCGTATCTCCAAGCTTAATAAATTTGATGTTTGATTCTCCAAGCTTAATTGTAATGGACAACCGAGTTATTTTGTATTGAAATTATGCTTTGACTGGTAATATCACAGGTCTTCAAAAAGTAGGCGCATGATCTAAACGCAGAAATCAAGCTTTTGCAGTGTCGGCAGTTTTGCTGGTGTAGTGCCTCCATAACGTGTTGCAGGCTTGCAACTTGCGCTTATGATAGCCTTACGAAACATTGTATTTTATTACGAAGCATTGACTATTTGTCGAATAGATAAGTATGAAAATCGAATCTCCAAGCTTAATAAATTTGATATTTCATAATCTTGTCTAAAGATGGTATGCACATCTTGATGATGATCTCAATCATTACAAGTCATTTGGGCATGCAATTGTttttattaagcatgtcttttgGTTCTGCTTCTATGCCCAACATTTGTATATTTTAATTTGACTCCCTTAGGCTACCTTTGTCTTGTTATAGTGGAGACTCAATTATTGTCACTTAAACTCTGAGTTgttatttctataaattattaGAGAAACTACATTTCACAAGAATCTCTAGCATCTTGTATGTTTGATGCTATTATCTTTCAATTATTATTTAACTATTGTGACACATTATCTAGAATTATCGATGTAAAGTGCAAACTATCAAACATTAGAATTATTGTTTATGTAGAAGTGTGTAATGTCTCCTTTTTGACTTATTTAAGTTTGAGAGAGTTTGGGTCGCTTTCTTTCTTTGGTTTGAATTCTAGACAATTTCATACTAGATCATACTTTTCTAGATCATTCCCCACTTACCTATTGATTTCAAAGATCTTGCAACCTTGATCCTTGGCTTCCCATTCCCTTGGTGTTTGTGGACTTGTAGAATTTGCTTCCCCATGCACTTAGTATCACCAACTCCCAATCCTCACTCCCTCCAGCTATTGtttccttctagaatgtgtttccaTGGACCCATACACTTAGACAACACTTTCAAGGAACCCTATTCGAATGAAGGACTTTGCCCACTAACATGGTCAACCAAGAACACCATTAGTATGATCAAATAAAATGTGATAAGTTGGTACAAAAAAAACCGGTCCATGCTAGGCTTTCAACCTCTTGTAGGGAAGAAAACTTCATTAATTTGGATCATCTTTGGGTATCATATCAACTAACATTAAACTGAATAGTTGAGAACCTGTCTTCACTTGTCAGATCTAAGGAAGAAAACCTTTAGGTTCTAAATATTAGTGAACAAAAATCCATTAGTTTTCTAGAGT includes:
- the LOC131048174 gene encoding putative UDP-rhamnose:rhamnosyltransferase 1, producing MPMENVEKKLQVLMFPWLAKGHILPFVELAKRLAHHGVKIIFLSTPSNISWISPLLLQETELLQIDLMELPLPIVEGLPEGAESTAEVPVEMHDALKIALDKLEKPFEDLLKRLSPDYVIYDFSQYWAATVAAKIDIPAGLFYILNAAFCSYALLPSRCNDDDTTVADLTAPPPGYPSSVIAWQPFEARYILGAYNGPSGEILQIHRCLRSMQGSAFIAIRSAFPIEGKFIRFLEAATGKAVVPVGLLAPEIPHGKKLSEQESFCLTWLDKQNPSSVLYVSFGSECFLSKEQICAMALGIEATGLPFLWVLRFPRFSDCNTQNFFDEKSKVSALLPEGFESRTRERGVVYTAWAPQLHILAHPSVGGFLSHSGWSSVVEAVKFGVKLVLLPLNGDQGINARLAAGELEVGVEVERQEDGSFTDEQIRTAVLKVMNDQDQARELKSKMSEMKRKTFGEGGSEEMCIQEFIEHIRLCKATN